The DNA segment ATCTGCGGGCCTCGTTGTGCGCGACACAGATCATCGGACTCGGCATGGCCCGCTACGTCGCGGGACTGGAGCCGGTCGCCTCCGCCGACGTGGAAACGCTCGTGCCCGCGATCGCGCCGACGCTCCAGCGTTACCTGACCGGCGACATCGGCTGAAGAGGGCAGCCACTCAGGAATCGTCGGCGAGCAGCACGCGCTCCTCGGTGTCGAAACACGAGTGGGTTCCGGTGTGACAGGCCGGTCCTGTCTGGTCGACCCGCAGCAGCAACGTGTCCCCGTCACAGTCGAACCTGACCTCGCGCACGTGCTGGGTATGGCCAGAGGTCTCACCCTTGACCCACAGTCGCCGCCTGCTGCGGGAGTAATAGGTCGCCTTGCGCGTGCCGAGCGTCCTCGCGAGCGCCGTCTCGTCCATCCAGGCCACCATGAGCACCGACGACGTGTCGTGTTCGACGACGACGGCGCACACGAGGCCGTCCTTCGTCCAGGTGATCCGCTCGGCGATCGCGGGATCGAGCTCGCTCACCTGACCTCGACCCCTCCCGCGCGCAGCGCTTCCTTGACGTCACCGATCTTGAGCTGGCCGAAGTGGAAGACACTCGCGGCGAGAACGGCGTCGGCGCCAGCCTCGACGGCGGGAAGGAAGTGCTCCGTGGCACCCGCTCCCCCGCTGGCGATCACCGGCACGCTGACGGCTGCCCGCGCCATGCGGATCAGCTCGATGTCGAAACCGCTCTTCGTACCGTCGGCGTCCATGGAGTTGAGCAGGATCTCACCGACCCCGAGCTCCTCGCCTCTCGCCGCCCACTCGACGGCGTCGATGCCGGTGCCCTTCCTGCCGCCGTGCGTCGTCACCTCGAATCCGGACGGGGTGGGCCGCCCACCTTCCGGCACCCTGCGCGCGTCGACGGACAGCACGACGCACTGCGCGCCGAACCGGCGCGAGGACTCTCTCAGCAGTTCCGGGCGGGCGATGGCGGCGGTGTTGATGCTGACCTTGTCGGCACCGGCTCTCAGCAGCCTGTCGATGTCCTCCGGCGCACGCACTCCACCGCCGACGGTCAGCGGGATGAACACCTGCTCGGCTGTTCGCCGCACGACGTCGTAGGTGGTCTCCCGCTCGCCTGACGACGCGGTGACATCGAGGAAGG comes from the Prauserella marina genome and includes:
- the hisI gene encoding phosphoribosyl-AMP cyclohydrolase produces the protein MSELDPAIAERITWTKDGLVCAVVVEHDTSSVLMVAWMDETALARTLGTRKATYYSRSRRRLWVKGETSGHTQHVREVRFDCDGDTLLLRVDQTGPACHTGTHSCFDTEERVLLADDS
- the hisF gene encoding imidazole glycerol phosphate synthase subunit HisF; its protein translation is MSVAVRVIPCLDVDAGRVVKGVNFADLRDAGDPVELARAYDAEGADELTFLDVTASSGERETTYDVVRRTAEQVFIPLTVGGGVRAPEDIDRLLRAGADKVSINTAAIARPELLRESSRRFGAQCVVLSVDARRVPEGGRPTPSGFEVTTHGGRKGTGIDAVEWAARGEELGVGEILLNSMDADGTKSGFDIELIRMARAAVSVPVIASGGAGATEHFLPAVEAGADAVLAASVFHFGQLKIGDVKEALRAGGVEVR